The Coccidioides posadasii str. Silveira chromosome 3, complete sequence genome contains a region encoding:
- a CDS encoding uncharacterized protein (TransMembrane:1 (n19-26c31/32o73-90i)), whose translation MFLCLASSMQHSSRRYNHFMLVGIILHSVQSYAKFSEIPPFKQMLEVTWGGNGFMEDRRVQKENFSEAHGKASFLYLFFSTLAKVFLYLGKGSRRDFNP comes from the coding sequence ATGTTTTTGTGTTTAGCATCATCCATGCAGCATTCAAGCCGGCGTTATAACCATTTTATGTTGGTTGGGATTATTCTACACTCTGTTCAATCTTATGCAAAATTTTCTGAAATTCCTCCATTCAAACAAATGTTGGAAGTGACTTGGGGGGGAAATGGTTTTATGGAAGACAGAAGAGTCCAGAAGGAGAACTTTTCTGAGGCGCATGGAAaggcttcttttctttacctttttttctccaccCTTGCTAAAGTATTTTTGTACCTTGGAAAAGGTTCAAGGCGGGATTTCAATCCATAG
- a CDS encoding uncharacterized protein (EggNog:ENOG410PFVC~COG:S~BUSCO:14955at33183), protein MATGQVSFHNPKLTRKIFVPARQNPIVNRLNKTKIEKFPDLRAEKEEYLSKIRREERKRREEKRATEKRERKEREELKWQKEHAYDDLMNEENVQQSSNQNRDESYLDDFM, encoded by the coding sequence ATGGCGACCGGCCAGGTCTCTTTCCACAACCCGAAGTTGACCCGGAAAATATTTGTCCCTGCACGCCAGAATCCAATCGTAAACCGACTAAATAAGACTAAAATTGAGAAGTTTCCCGATCTCAGAGCTGAAAAGGAAGAATATCTTTCGAAAATTAGGAGAGAAGAGCGAAAGCGAAGAGAGGAGAAACGTGCCACTGAGAAGAGAGAACGCAAAGAGAGGGAAGAGCTGAAGTGGCAAAAGGAACATGCCTACGATGACTTAATGAACGAAGAGAACGTTCAGCAAAGCAGCAACCAGAATCGTGACGAAAGCTATCTGGATGATTTTATGTGA
- a CDS encoding uncharacterized protein (EggNog:ENOG410Q5E2~COG:T), producing MLTSLPSIDLKPTNILLELENPNHAISQYLSEVPARADCQRGITVPLREVITTPLVSEMINPRIRIIDFGIATWGEDRLSNLIQSPALRAPEVTIGAPWDTGVDIWSLGCLFVQGIVLFSGEASENGTWTAEDDHLARIIEILGPFPLDFIKKGNRGAELFDKQGTVHSFY from the exons ATGCTGACATCCTTACCATCGATAGATCTGAAACCAACAAATATACTTCTAGAGCTGGAAAACCCGAATCATGCTATTTCTCAGTATTTGTCGGAAGTTCCCGCGCGGGCCGATTGTCAACGTGGGATTACAGTGCCGCTTCGAGAGGTTATCACAACACCGCTGGTCTCGGAGATGATAAACCCTCGCATCAGAATAATTGATTTCGGCATTG CGACTTGGGGGGAAGATCGTCTGTCAAACCTAATCCAGTCGCCAGCTCTGAGGGCTCCTGAGGTGACTATCGGCGCCCCTTGGGATACTGGTGTCGATATATGGAGCCTCGGATGTCTT TTTGTCCAAGGGATAGTTCTGTTCTCCGGTGAAGCATCAGAGAACGGGACATGGACCGCTGAAGATGATCATCTAGCAAGAATTATTGAAATCCTCGGCCCGTTCCCACTTGACTTCATAAAAAAAGGGAATCGAGGCGCAGAACTTTTTGACAAACAAGGTACTGTACATTCATTCTATTGA
- a CDS encoding uncharacterized protein (EggNog:ENOG410PH5H~COG:U~BUSCO:7882at33183), producing MPTDTVSTPPQATGRSKKNKKKKGAGKSNVNGEDDRKFQVSHQSAAAKSDEASESTTKTPAEDLANGSQREDTESQLEKTDDEEENQPTKEVLPPTRNDEICSENSFKQQMPSGIESDTRFEALVRDRDSLRVEVSEMRRTLEKIQSKHDQEMETLQNKLQETHNEKNNAETQFRNLLGKVNTIKSQLGERLKADAEELSQARSQIEELEGQNETLKSEVEAKSAQIESLEKEGEQRSKELSSLRNRTNLSQQNWLKEREELLEQESYLRAEFEEAKQAMHNWEILAMEERSVREGLGDKVVDLEEQLNALKIDYERVSKESRDQENTIEGLQKALQEIQRARKQELRELVESSDLQAEDLRKKVQTAEKSAAQATAELEKTKMELERALPFEKEVKEKNLLIGKLRHEAVTLNEHLTKALRFLKKGRPEDNVDRNLVTNHFLHFLALDRSDPKKFQVLQLIAALLGWTDEQREQAGLARPGSTASLSLRVPGASLVQRTPSSPALATDYFSESTPSRKESLAELWSSFLEQEAQTGKEQKDSKAGGE from the exons ATGCCGACAGACACAGTTTCTACCCCTCCTCAAG CCACGGGAAGGTCTAAGaaaaacaagaagaaaaaaggcgCTGGGAAATCGAATGTTAACGGAGAAGATGATCGCAAGTTTCAAGTGTCTCATCAGAGCGCTGCGGCGAAGTCCGATGAGGCCTCCGAGTCCACGACGAAG ACGCCTGCTGAGGATCTAGCAAATGGTTCACAGCGCGAGGACACGGAAAGTCAGTTGGAGAAGACGGACGATGAGGAAGAAAACCAGCCCACAAAGGAGGTTCTACCACCCACAAGAAATGACGAAATATGTTCGGAAAATTCTTTCAAGCAGCAGATGCCATCAGGTATCGAATCAGATACACGGTTTGAAGCTCTCGTACGAGATCGCGACTCACTCCGAGTGGAGGTTTCAGAGATGCGAAGGACCCTCGAGAAGATACAGTCAAAACATGATCAAGAGATGGAAACCCTTCAGAATAAACTGCAAGAGACACACAATGAGAAGAATAACGCGGAAACGCAATTTCGAAATCTTCTGGGCAAGGTCAACACCATCAAGTCCCAGCTAGGAGAAAGGCTGAAAGCCGACGCT GAAGAGTTAAGCCAGGCAAGAAGCCAAATTGAAGAACTAGAGGGCCAAAACGAAACACTTAAGTCCGAAGTTGAAGCTAAATCAGCGCAGATTGAGTCGTTGGAGAAGGAGGGTGAGCAGAGATCTAAAGAACTTTCAAGCCTGAGAAATAGAACGAACCTTTCTCAGCAGAATTGGTTgaaagaaagggaagaaTTGCTAGAACAGGAGTCGTATCTACGTGCAGAATTCGAAGAGGCCAAACAGGCCATGCATAACTGGGAGATTCTTGCTATGGAGGAACGATCCGTTCGAGAGGGGCTTGGGGATAAGGTGGTAGACTTGGAAGAACAGCTAAATGCTCTCAAAATTGACTATGAGAGAGTATCGAAGGAAAGCAGAGATCAGGAAAATACGATCGAGGGTCTTCAGAAAGCTCTACAGGAGATCCAGAGAG CTCGAAAGCAAGAGTTGCGAGAGCTGGTCGAAAGCTCTGATCTCCAAGCTGAAGATCTCCGGAAGAAGGTTCAAACTGCTGAAAAATCAGCTGCCCAGGCCACTGCGGAGCtggaaaaaacaaaaatggAGTTAGAAAGAGCGCTGCCCTTTGAGAAGGAAGTGAAGGAGAAGAACCTCCTGATAGGAAAGCTTCGGCACGAGGCAGTCACGTTGAATGAGCATCTTACAAAGGCTTTACGTTTCCTTAAGAAAGGGCGGCCTGAGGACAATGTGGATAG GAATCTTGTGACAAACCATTTCCTTCATTTCCTCGCACTTGATAGGTCAGACCCGAAGAAATTTCAGGTCCTACAACTTATAGCTGCACTTCTGGGGTGGACGGATG AACAACGTGAGCAAGCTGGCCTTGCTCGGCCCGGAAGCACTGCATCGCTTAGCCTTCGAGTCCCTGGCGCCTCACTCGTGCAGCGGACCCCCAGCTCTCCTGCACTTGCAACGGATTATTTCTCCGAATCCACCCCTTCCCGTAAGGAATCGCTGGCAGAATTATGGTCAAGCTTCCTAGAGCAAGAGGCCCAGACTGGAAAGGAACAAAAGGACTCCAAAGCTGGAGGTGAATGA
- the GUK1_1 gene encoding guanylate kinase, variant 2 (EggNog:ENOG410PHNN~COG:F): MFVPCRIAVRKFRPVVISGPSGTGKSTILKRLFAEFPDKFSFSVSHTTRGPRAGEVDGREYYFTSKEAFLNLVDEGGFIEYAQFGGNYYGTSTMAVKNISEKGRVCILDIEMEGVKQVKKTDLNARFLFLAPPSIEELERRLRGRGTETEDSLSKRLAQASNELEYAKQPGAHDKIVVNDDFDIAYKSVRDWIVDNGNFGATL, translated from the exons ATGTTCGTGCCCTGCCGCATTGCAGTGCGCAAGTTTCGCCCTGTGGTGATTTCCGGGCCATCAGGGACGGGCAAGTCCACGATCCTTAAGCGGCTCTTTGCCGAGTTTCCTGATAAGTTCAGCTTCTCCGTATCTC ATACCACCCGAGGCCCTCGTGCTGGCGAAGTCGATGGTCGCGAATACTACTTTACAAGCAAGGAAGCCTTTTTAAATCTTGTTGACGAAGGCGGCTTTATCGAATATGCTCAATTCGGTGGCAATTACTATGGAACGAGCACCATGGCGGTGAAAAATATTAGCGAAAAAGGGAGGGTTTGTATATTGGATATTGAAATGGAG GGAGTCAAGCAAGTCAAAAAGACCGACCTTAATGCCCGGTTCCTATTCCTCGCCCCTCCATCTATCGAAGAACTAGAGCGCAGACTCCGTGGCCGCGGAACAGAGACGGAAGATAGCCTCAGTAAACGGTTGGCGCAAGCAAGCAATGAACTAGAATATGCCAAGCAGCCGGGAGCTCATGACAAAATCGTAGTCAATGATGATTTTGACATAGCTTACAAGAGTGTGAGAGATTGGATCGTGGATAATGGCAATTTTGGCGCAACACTTTGA
- the GUT2 gene encoding mitochondrial glycerol-3-phosphate dehydrogenase (EggNog:ENOG410PGEG~COG:C~TransMembrane:1 (i12-31o)~BUSCO:2682at33183), protein MATRPPNRFLKTFFYTVAAFAGAGGVLYITYRPRNIPGSDPAAVPPPRYGEGGKLLPPQFPYIKSRDEQIRDLKRSSAGSLQGTIKGKQLFDGKGGNGATAAHDEEPFDLLVIGAGATGAGIALDAATRGLKVAVVERDDFSAGTSSKSTKLVHGGVRYLEKAVWELDYNQYSLVKEALRERKYFLHTAPHLSTWLPIMVPVQRWWQVPYFWAGTKFYDFLAGSEGIESSYFLPKSKALDAFPMLKKDNLFGALVYYDGAHNDSRMNVSLAMTAAIYGCTVVNHMEVTGLTKDANGRLTGARVKDLIAERNGQEAQEFTVRAKGVINATGPFTDSIRRMDDPNIAEIVAPSSGAHVILPGYYSPAKMGLIDPATSDGRVIFFLPWQGNTIAGTTDSPTTITPQPIPSEDDINWILSEIRGYLAPDINVRRDDVLAAWSGIRPLVRDPKAKNTESLVRSHLVSVSKSGLLTCAGGKWTTYRQMAEEAVDEAIKQFNLQPRALRIVPDISGTGYHVDKAILDGSCQTHQVRLIGAHGYSKTLFINLIQHFGLATDVAKHLTESYGDRAWEVAAMSSPTNIRFPLCGVRISPLYPFIDGEIRYAVRREYAQTAVDVLARRTRLAFLNARAALEALPTVVDIMAEELHWDEKRKDVEWTETVKFLVSMGLPKSRAGATRKDVEKGRLTGVSSTQTKRPLVDRTNPNAIQLDRTLPE, encoded by the exons ATGGCTACCAGACCGCCTAATCGGTTTCTAAAAACTTTCTTTTATACGGTCGCGGCTTTTGCGGGAGCGGGCGGCGTCCTTTATATAACTTACCGGCCGCGGAATATTCCAGGATCCGATCCAGCTGCCGTCCCGCCTCCTCGTTATGGCGAAGGCGGGAAGCTATTGCCCCCGCAATTCCCTTATATAAAGAGCCGAGATGAGCAGATACGTGATTTAAAGAGGAGCTCGGCGGGGAGCCTTCAAGGCACCATTAAAGGAAAGCAACTTTTTGATGGCAAAGGAGGCAATGGAGCCACTGCCGCTCATGATGAGGAGCCCTTCGATCTCCTTGTCATCGGCGCTGGAGCAACCGGAGCTGGCATCGCCCTTGACGCAGCCACTCGCGGTTTGAAAGTCGCCGTTGTGGAACGCGACGATTTCAGTGCTGGAACGAGCAGTAAGAGCACGAAGCTGGTGCACGGGGGCGTCCGCTATTTGGAAAAAGCGGTCTGGGAACTTGACTACAACCA GTATTCACTAGTTAAGGAAGCCCTACGCGAAAGGAAATATTTCCTTCATACAGCCCCTCATCTCTCAACGTGGCTGCCAATCATGGTTCCAGTTCAAAGATGGTGGCAGGTTCCGTATTTTTGGGCAGGGACCAAGTTTTATGACTTCTTGGCAGGCTCCGAAGGAATTGAGAGCTCATATTTTTTGCCTAAGAGTAAAGCACTAGATGCCTTCCCAATGCTGAAAAAGGACAACTTATTCGGGGCGTTGGTTTATTATG ATGGGGCCCATAATGATTCGCGTATGAACGTGTCCCTGGCTATGACGGCCGCTATATACGGATGTACCGTGGTGAATCATATGGAAGTAACTGGCTTGACTAAAGATGCAAATGGAAGGCTTACTGGGGCGCGTGTGAAGGATCTTATCGCCGAAAGAAACGGTCAAGAAGCCCAGGAATTCACCGTTCGCGCTAAGGGGGTCATAAACGCAACCGGACCTTTTACAGATTCTATTCGAAGGATGGATGATCCTAACATCGCTGAGATTGTAGCGCCGAGTTCTGGCGCTCATGTGATCCTGCCGGGATACTATAGCCCAGCGAAGATGGGACTCATCGACCCGGCCACTTCTGATGGCAGAGTGATTTTCTTCCTACCTTGGCAAGGGAACACGATTGCGGGCACCACGGATAGCCCGACTACGATAACGCCACAGCCGATACCTTCGGAAGATGATATTAATTGGATCCTATCAGAGATCAGAGGATACTTAGCTCCAGATATCAACGTTCGACGAGATGACGTGCTTGCTGCTTGGTCTGGCATCCGACCGCTGGTGCGTGATCCTAAGGCTAAGAATACAGAGTCCCTGGTTCGAAGCCATTTGGTTTCCGTATCCAAATCCGGCTTGTTGACTTGTGCTGGTGGAAAATGGACCACATATCGCCAGATGGCAGAGGAAGCTGTGGATGAGGCGATTAAGCAATTTAATCTTCAACCTCGAGCCCTTCGGATAGTTCCTGACATCAGTGGCACTGGCTATCACGTCGACAAAGCTATTCTTGATGGTTCCTGCCAAACACATCAAGTCCGCCTGATAGGCGCTCACGGATACTCAAAAACTTTGTTCATTAACCTTATACAGCACTTTGGGCTGGCCACTGACGTTGCTAAGCACcttacagaatcatatgGGGATCGTGCCTGGGAAGTAGCTGCTATGTCATCGCCAACGAATATACGTTTCCCTCTATGTGGAGTTCGCATATCTCCACTCTATCCATTTATTGATGGCGAAATTCGATATGCTGTTCGTCGTGAATACGCGCAAACGGCGGTTGATGTTCTCGCCAGGAGGACTAGGTTAGCATTCCTCAATGCCCGAGCTGCCCTTGAAGCCCTCCCTACCGTTGTGGATATAATGGCAGAGGAACTGCACTGGGACGAAAAGCGCAAAGACGTCGAATGGACCGAGACGGTCAAATTCCTTGTTTCCATGGGTCTTCCTAAATCTCGAGCTGGCGCTACAAGAAAGGATGTCGAAAAGGGCAGATTGACTGGCGTCAGCTCCACTCAGACCAAAAGACCTTTGGTGGACC GCACCAATCCAAATGCGATTCAGTTGGACCGAACCCTACCTGAATAA
- a CDS encoding uncharacterized protein (EggNog:ENOG410PKYU~COG:Q): protein MALSSFISALNSQAIAHPFHALGVLALLIPGIYVIANEFVRAAARVPGFKGPKGFPLIGNLAQIRVNAAEQYRRWSKKYGPVYQIQLGNIPVIVVNSAAAAKVLFGQNAQALSSRPEFYTFHKVVSNTAGTTIGTSPFSESLKRRRKGAASALNRPSVQTYVSHLDLESKDFVAELMKYGKAGRVAVDPMPMIQRLSLSLALTLNWGVRMASQEEELFAEITHVEDEISRFRSTTGNLQDYIPLLRLNPFSVGSKKAAEMRDRRDKYLNYLNRGLEERMAKNEHKPCIQANVMLDKEARLNNVELTSISLTMLSGGLDTITTLVAWSIGMLAERPDIQDKAAAAIKQHHSIDKPLCDPTDDQSCQYIVALVRECLRYYTVLRLALPRTSIKDITYQGKVIPKGSVFFLNAWACNMDPEVWSDPEIFRPERWLEQPDAPMFTYGVGYRMCAGSLLANRELYLVFLRMLNCFRIEPEGRIEWDPIKGNSDPTSLVAIPKKYSVRFVPKKEKLLTEALENFIPLAA, encoded by the exons ATGGCGTTGTCATCGTTCATTTCTGCGCTCAATTCGCAGGCCATCGCACATCCGTTTCATGCACTTGGAGTCCTTGCGCTGTTGATTCCCGGGATTTATGTCATCGCCAATGAATTCGTCCGAGCGGCTGCTCGTGTTCCCGGCTTCAAGGGACCAAAGGGCTTTCCCCTGATCGGAAACCTGGCTCAGATTCGAGTGAATGCCGCCGAGCAGTACCGCAGGTGGTCCAAGAAATATGGGCCAGTCTACCAGATTCAACTCGGCAACATTCCCGTTATCGTCGTGAACTCGGCTGCGGCGGCCAAAGTCCTATTCGGTCAAAATGCACAGGCTCTGAGTTCTCGCCCGGAGTTCTATACGTTCCACAAG GTCGTATCAAATACCGCTGGAACAACTATTGGAACATCTCCGTTTAGTGAGTCCCTCAAACGACGCAGAAAGGGTGCAGCTTCTGCTCTGAATCGACCCTCCGTCCAAACCTATGTCAGCCATCTCGACCTCGAATCTAAGGATTTCGTCGCCGAGCTTATGAAGTATGGAAAGGCTGGGCGGGTTGCTGTGGACCCTATGCCCATGATCCAACGACTCAGTCTGAGTTTGGCTCTTACACTGAACTGGGGAGTCCGCATGGCTTCTCAAGAGGAAGAGCTCTTTGCCGAAATCACCCATGTTGAGGATGAGATAAGTCGCTTCCGAAGCACGACTGGCAACTTGCAAGATTATATTCCACTTCTTCGTTTGAATCCTTTCAGTGTTGGCTCCAAGAAGGCTGCCGAAATGCGCGACCGTCGCGACAAGTATTTGAACTATCTAAACCGTGGGTTGGAGGAGAGAATGGCTAAAAACGAACACAAGCCCTGCATCCAAGCGAATGTTATGCTCGATAAGGAGGCTAGACTCAACAATGTTGAACTCACATCCATCAGTTTGACTATGCTGTCGGGCGGTCTGGATACTATCACAACTCTGGTAGCTTGGAGTATCGGTATGCTTGCTGAACGACCTGACATCCAAGATAAAGCTGCAGCAGCTATTAAGCAACATCACTCGATTGATAAGCCGCTCTGTGATCCCACCGATGATCAGAGCTGTCAGTATATCGTGGCGCTTGTCAGAGAATGCTTGAG ATATTACACTGTTCTTCGTCTAGCATTGCCACGAACATCCATCAAGGACATTACCTACCAAGGAAAAGTTATTCCCAAAGGCAGCGTCTTCTTCCTCAATGCCTGGGCTTGTAACATGG ATCCTGAAGTATGGTCAGATCCCGAAATTTTCAGACCCGAACGTTGGCTGGAACAACCCGATGCTCCAATGTTCACCTACGGGGTTGGCTACCGTATGTGTGCTGGCTCCCTCCTGGCCAACCGGGAACTTTACCTCGTGTTCCTTCGCATGTTGAACTGTTTCCGCATCGAACCAGAGGGCAGGATTGAGTGGGACCCAATCAAGGGCAACTCAGACCCAACCAGCTTGGTTGCCATTCCCAAGAAGTACAGCGTCAGGTTTGTCccgaagaaagaaaaactcTTGACCGAAGCCCTTGAAAATTTCATCCCCTTGGCGGCATAA
- a CDS encoding uncharacterized protein (TransMembrane:2 (i69-86o92-111i)), with amino-acid sequence MFAAPPRRVPAKDSRAADYSLVPPNGVPRIHQCRIFGTARRHVEHSLEGNHKYGVCMPRNRDAYPDRHLFLHTYYIWGIACIALHVKTRPFLVWSICIHGIFGTYIMRLELHLLVRATNQVA; translated from the coding sequence ATGTTCGCTGCTCCACCACGCCGTGTCCCCGCAAAAGATTCAAGGGCGGCAGATTATTCATTAGTTCCTCCAAACGGAGTTCCCCGTATTCACCAGTGCCGCATTTTTGGCACCGCTCGACGACATGTGGAGCACAGTCTTGAAGGAAATCACAAGTATGGTGTTTGCATGCCGAGGAACCGAGACGCCTATCCAGACAGGCACTTATTTCTGCATACATATTACATTTGGGGCATCGCCTGCATTGCATTGCATGTCAAAACGCGACCATTCCTTGTCTGGAGCATATGTATACATGGTATATTTGGTACATACATAATGCGTCTCGAACTGCATTTGCTGGTCAGGGCAACGAATCAAGTCGCATGA
- the GUK1_1 gene encoding guanylate kinase (EggNog:ENOG410PHNN~COG:F), with protein sequence MAATVRKFRPVVISGPSGTGKSTILKRLFAEFPDKFSFSVSHTTRGPRAGEVDGREYYFTSKEAFLNLVDEGGFIEYAQFGGNYYGTSTMAVKNISEKGRVCILDIEMEGVKQVKKTDLNARFLFLAPPSIEELERRLRGRGTETEDSLSKRLAQASNELEYAKQPGAHDKIVVNDDFDIAYKSVRDWIVDNGNFGATL encoded by the exons ATGGCCGCTACAG TGCGCAAGTTTCGCCCTGTGGTGATTTCCGGGCCATCAGGGACGGGCAAGTCCACGATCCTTAAGCGGCTCTTTGCCGAGTTTCCTGATAAGTTCAGCTTCTCCGTATCTC ATACCACCCGAGGCCCTCGTGCTGGCGAAGTCGATGGTCGCGAATACTACTTTACAAGCAAGGAAGCCTTTTTAAATCTTGTTGACGAAGGCGGCTTTATCGAATATGCTCAATTCGGTGGCAATTACTATGGAACGAGCACCATGGCGGTGAAAAATATTAGCGAAAAAGGGAGGGTTTGTATATTGGATATTGAAATGGAG GGAGTCAAGCAAGTCAAAAAGACCGACCTTAATGCCCGGTTCCTATTCCTCGCCCCTCCATCTATCGAAGAACTAGAGCGCAGACTCCGTGGCCGCGGAACAGAGACGGAAGATAGCCTCAGTAAACGGTTGGCGCAAGCAAGCAATGAACTAGAATATGCCAAGCAGCCGGGAGCTCATGACAAAATCGTAGTCAATGATGATTTTGACATAGCTTACAAGAGTGTGAGAGATTGGATCGTGGATAATGGCAATTTTGGCGCAACACTTTGA
- a CDS encoding uncharacterized protein (EggNog:ENOG410PRPQ~BUSCO:16528at33183): MKAKSMSQIPLKVTMANSPNIPNREAVRRALESARNSEDGQIDPRVSAILETAIGELWRKLQSQPDTYVLSRDEFALFNYFRDRFRDSPIAQRAVERFWNNFRGAPSDIDEFILCGGR; encoded by the coding sequence atgaaagcaaaatCGATGAGCCAGATTCCACTCAAAGTCACAATGGCAAACAGCCCTAATATTCCAAACCGTGAAGCAGTTCGACGAGCGTTAGAGTCAGCCAGAAACAGCGAAGATGGCCAGATAGATCCCAGGGTGAGCGCTATCCTTGAAACAGCTATCGGTGAGCTTTGGCGGAAATTACAATCACAGCCTGATACGTATGTATTGAGTCGCGACGAGTTTGCACTCTTCAACTATTTCCGGGACCGATTTCGCGATTCCCCAATAGCTCAACGTGCGGTGGAGCGGTTTTGGAACAATTTCCGAGGGGCACCCTCTGATATTGACGAATTTATCTTGTGTGGTGGGCGCTAA
- a CDS encoding uncharacterized protein (EggNog:ENOG410Q0T0) has product MSTDWSLDFCIVCDRQTLGGAYCSQTCRLAEIDQYSTSESEPSSPTSTTGLGQPWTVFNQDNGQNQPLGAPSNFVTPTTQRVHTALSSISNIFSKSSRVTLSPTSSQTSLSSLSSSSSTSIPLSGQAKTELEEYAGCFDQVRDWKRRLTLS; this is encoded by the coding sequence ATGTCTACCGATTGGTCTCTCGACTTTTGCATTGTCTGTGACAGACAAACTCTCGGGGGAGCCTACTGTTCTCAGACTTGCCGGCTCGCAGAGATAGATCAATACTCGACGTCCGAGTCAGAACCTTCGTCTCCAACATCTACAACGGGCCTCGGCCAGCCCTGGACGGTCTTCAACCAGGACAATGGGCAAAATCAACCACTCGGTGCTCCTTCCAATTTCGTTACGCCCACCACCCAGCGAGTTCACACGGCACTGTCTTCCATTTCAAATATATTTTCCAAGTCCTCCCGAGTGACTCTATCTCCAACCTCTTCGCAAACCTCCCTCTCGTCGCTAAGCAGCTCCTCTTCGACCTCTATCCCTCTATCTGGTCAAGCCAAAACCGAACTGGAAGAATACGCTGGTTGTTTCGACCAGGTTCGTGACTGGAAACGACGCTTGACCCTTTCTTGA